In Candidatus Limnocylindrales bacterium, a single window of DNA contains:
- a CDS encoding mechanosensitive ion channel domain-containing protein, translating into MDRIEVLAYEILSYFPKILGALITLAIGSFLIRILTKFIHRILNSLRISPSIVSLGVSGVTILAWIILISALFQVLGLSQIALAVSGSVALVALAVANAASGTTADIIAGLFLVTDDDFEIGYKVKAAGVEGVIQRIDIRKTRIMDSEGKLHVIPNKTVEGAEWIVISRD; encoded by the coding sequence ATGGATCGAATAGAAGTTCTTGCCTATGAAATTCTCAGTTATTTCCCTAAAATTCTTGGGGCCCTCATTACGCTAGCTATCGGTAGCTTTTTAATTCGTATCCTTACAAAGTTTATCCATCGGATCTTAAATTCTCTAAGAATCTCTCCGAGTATTGTTTCTTTAGGGGTTTCGGGAGTGACGATATTGGCCTGGATCATTCTGATTTCTGCCCTATTTCAGGTTCTCGGGCTCAGTCAGATTGCCCTGGCGGTTTCAGGTTCTGTGGCCCTTGTAGCTCTGGCCGTTGCCAATGCTGCCTCTGGAACCACGGCAGATATCATTGCCGGGTTGTTCTTAGTCACCGATGACGACTTTGAAATCGGCTATAAAGTGAAAGCCGCCGGGGTCGAGGGAGTTATCCAGCGTATCGACATTCGAAAAACCCGAATTATGGACAGCGAAGGGAAGCTCCATGTTATTCCCAATAAAACCGTTGAGGGAGCCGAATGGATCGTTATCTCCAGAGATTAA
- a CDS encoding DUF4175 family protein, protein MKLINAALTKARDHIKTHLFLKGLLQLIILALAVLLMGILIYVSIPPSFYLNLIFDILVVLAFLYVSLKSLILPILRKLPDDSVALTIEEKFPDLQDNLINSVQLSRELKKGPQGISLDLIRKLIASTEEQVRKLDIQNIVDRTDLRKYARYSGIGVVVLLALILWRPGILKDTLKNFLHPAEGALLAQKLNLEIEPKNTTILRNKPLKIVARSASDVWKEVQLNYKFEKEPWKQIQMSNLEAKKVFQHEMKSVQYPFQYYVSAGNFTSETYQVQIADPPEIGDITLIYQYPQYTRIEPKTITNSDGNIEGIKGTQVHIILKANKKIIKAQIVTDDGTQIPLQITDDVKLEGDLIITKTQTYHIEVVDSEEFQNQDPIEYQITAHPDEYPTVEVLKPGQNLTVGSRDDIELAFSAKDDFGLTAVYLVFQGQAEETRVLIKKFSPGGTDASSGRTYLDKFTWRLSNYTFQPGQIVNYHLEVEDNDTISGPKKGSSATYSLEIYSEEKRHQDLVKAQEEVHQKLLELLADQVEAQALTEEMRSAFQENPGNPRISPQDLQKAHQAQQAISEKSQDLTKNLKDILNQMAKDPLSNLGSYMELNQIGKNLEDLHDSKMVEAQESLKTARESPVRSEKSDALDQAAQKQEEIASELEKLAAFSDNLLKKERMQDVVKTSEKLTRTQDQFLKDLEKLAQNPQDQQLLDQLMKELENLSQALNALMNQLSQLANQLPDEFLNNPNVKNLELGNMSEALEKIKEALQKGDLQKALEEARKLMSMLSQMNMIFQNAANQSMANMMQGAQSKAMEMANKLGELVENQKRVIEGTEKVDKALKEASQQEVNKLLKDALERMKRIASKIPGQMSRAEGEMQTVPDMYYSTYNQFQDMQEQLNKILNGLNQPRLGEVKEAVEESLRDVEAAEVLAKPFTRGVPQLQKKLDELKNLESLYQALNEELDRLGGVEGQAMSPSQESQMKGLASKQGQLQQDTGELKEKLANLSKLTPFLSPDIADNLGEAQDQMGSAKEKLGNKEAGKALLPEREALYRLEQAQQGLQQGMQQMATMQQMGGMAMPQFAMRPGMQPGNFPNFQFPNPNTAPNSGGIMGSSTEDIEIPSGADFQVPKEFREELLKAMKEGIPQPYEDLVKDYYKQLSQ, encoded by the coding sequence ATGAAACTTATTAATGCGGCCCTTACTAAAGCCAGAGATCACATCAAGACCCACCTTTTCTTAAAAGGTTTGCTCCAGTTGATTATTCTTGCACTGGCTGTTCTGTTAATGGGCATCCTGATATATGTCTCTATCCCACCCTCCTTCTATCTTAATCTGATCTTCGATATTCTTGTCGTACTGGCTTTTCTGTATGTTTCTCTTAAATCCCTCATCTTACCTATCCTGCGGAAGCTTCCCGATGACTCGGTCGCCCTGACCATTGAAGAAAAGTTTCCGGACCTTCAAGATAACCTTATCAACTCGGTCCAACTCTCCCGGGAGCTCAAAAAAGGTCCTCAAGGGATCTCCCTGGACTTAATTCGTAAATTGATTGCCTCTACCGAGGAACAGGTCCGTAAGTTAGACATCCAGAACATTGTGGATCGAACCGACTTACGTAAATATGCCCGGTATAGTGGGATCGGTGTGGTTGTTCTGCTGGCTTTGATTCTCTGGAGGCCGGGGATTCTAAAAGACACCCTTAAAAATTTTCTTCACCCGGCGGAAGGGGCCTTATTAGCTCAGAAATTAAATCTGGAAATCGAGCCTAAAAATACCACGATTTTAAGGAACAAACCCCTTAAAATCGTGGCAAGATCTGCATCGGATGTTTGGAAAGAAGTTCAATTAAACTATAAGTTTGAGAAAGAACCCTGGAAGCAGATCCAGATGAGTAATCTTGAAGCAAAGAAGGTCTTCCAGCATGAAATGAAATCTGTCCAGTATCCCTTCCAGTATTACGTTTCAGCCGGGAATTTTACTTCAGAGACCTATCAGGTTCAAATTGCCGATCCACCTGAAATTGGAGATATCACTCTGATTTACCAATATCCCCAGTATACCCGAATTGAGCCTAAAACCATAACAAACAGTGATGGGAACATAGAAGGTATTAAGGGAACCCAGGTGCATATCATTCTTAAAGCCAATAAAAAGATTATTAAGGCGCAAATCGTAACCGACGATGGGACCCAAATTCCTTTGCAAATCACCGATGATGTTAAGCTGGAGGGAGATCTGATAATCACGAAAACCCAAACTTATCATATAGAAGTAGTCGATTCAGAAGAATTCCAAAATCAAGATCCCATTGAATATCAAATTACTGCACACCCCGACGAATATCCTACCGTTGAAGTTCTGAAACCGGGACAGAATTTAACCGTCGGAAGTCGAGATGATATAGAATTGGCCTTTTCTGCAAAGGATGATTTTGGCCTTACAGCTGTTTATCTTGTTTTCCAGGGCCAGGCGGAAGAAACTCGGGTTTTGATAAAAAAGTTTTCTCCCGGTGGTACCGACGCTTCGTCCGGGCGCACCTACCTGGATAAGTTTACATGGCGTTTAAGCAATTATACCTTTCAACCGGGCCAGATCGTTAATTACCATTTAGAAGTCGAGGATAATGATACCATTTCAGGTCCCAAAAAGGGGAGTTCGGCTACTTATTCCTTAGAGATCTACAGTGAGGAGAAGCGGCATCAAGATTTAGTCAAGGCACAAGAAGAAGTTCATCAAAAACTACTGGAGTTGTTAGCCGATCAGGTCGAGGCTCAAGCCCTGACCGAGGAGATGAGATCTGCTTTTCAAGAAAATCCCGGCAATCCCCGTATATCCCCTCAGGATCTCCAAAAAGCTCATCAAGCCCAACAGGCTATTTCTGAAAAAAGCCAGGATCTTACCAAGAATTTAAAGGACATTTTAAATCAGATGGCCAAGGATCCCCTGAGCAATTTAGGGAGTTACATGGAGCTGAATCAAATTGGAAAAAACCTGGAAGATCTCCATGATTCGAAAATGGTGGAGGCCCAGGAGAGTCTAAAAACGGCCAGGGAAAGTCCTGTTCGTTCTGAAAAGTCCGATGCACTGGATCAAGCGGCTCAAAAACAAGAAGAAATTGCCAGTGAGTTAGAAAAACTGGCTGCATTTTCAGATAACTTATTAAAGAAAGAACGAATGCAGGATGTGGTCAAAACCAGCGAGAAACTCACAAGGACCCAGGATCAGTTCTTAAAAGATCTGGAAAAACTGGCCCAAAACCCGCAGGACCAGCAGCTTCTCGACCAACTCATGAAGGAATTAGAGAATCTCTCCCAGGCGCTTAATGCTCTTATGAACCAGCTTTCTCAACTGGCCAATCAGTTACCCGATGAATTTTTAAATAATCCCAACGTAAAAAATCTGGAATTGGGTAACATGTCGGAGGCTTTGGAGAAAATTAAAGAGGCCCTTCAGAAGGGAGACCTTCAAAAAGCCCTGGAGGAGGCCCGGAAGTTGATGAGTATGTTATCCCAGATGAATATGATCTTCCAAAATGCGGCCAACCAAAGCATGGCGAACATGATGCAAGGAGCGCAATCCAAAGCCATGGAGATGGCTAACAAATTGGGAGAGCTGGTGGAAAATCAAAAACGGGTTATTGAAGGAACCGAAAAGGTGGACAAAGCTTTGAAGGAAGCCTCTCAGCAGGAGGTAAACAAACTTTTGAAGGATGCTTTGGAGCGGATGAAGAGGATCGCATCGAAGATTCCGGGTCAAATGTCCAGGGCAGAAGGGGAGATGCAGACCGTTCCCGACATGTACTATTCGACCTATAATCAATTTCAAGATATGCAAGAGCAGCTCAATAAAATCTTGAACGGATTGAATCAACCCAGACTCGGAGAGGTTAAAGAGGCTGTAGAAGAATCCCTTCGAGATGTAGAAGCTGCAGAGGTCCTGGCTAAACCCTTCACCCGGGGAGTTCCTCAGCTCCAGAAGAAACTGGATGAACTGAAAAACCTGGAAAGCCTTTACCAGGCCCTAAACGAAGAGCTGGATCGATTAGGAGGTGTCGAAGGCCAGGCTATGAGTCCTTCCCAGGAATCTCAAATGAAGGGTCTGGCAAGCAAGCAAGGCCAACTGCAACAGGATACTGGAGAACTGAAGGAAAAGCTGGCCAACCTTTCCAAACTAACTCCGTTCCTCAGCCCTGATATTGCTGATAACTTGGGAGAGGCTCAAGATCAAATGGGATCTGCTAAAGAAAAATTGGGGAATAAAGAAGCTGGAAAAGCCCTTTTGCCTGAGAGAGAAGCTCTTTATCGCCTGGAACAGGCACAGCAAGGTCTCCAGCAAGGTATGCAGCAGATGGCTACCATGCAACAAATGGGCGGCATGGCCATGCCCCAGTTTGCCATGAGACCGGGTATGCAACCTGGAAACTTCCCCAATTTCCAATTCCCGAATCCCAATACCGCTCCCAACAGCGGCGGGATTATGGGTAGCTCCACCGAGGATATTGAAATTCCATCCGGAGCCGATTTCCAGGTTCCAAAGGAGTTTCGAGAAGAGCTGTTAAAGGCAATGAAGGAAGGGATTCCTCAACCTTATGAGGATCTGGTGAAGGATTATTACAAACAGTTATCGCAGTAG
- the pnp gene encoding polyribonucleotide nucleotidyltransferase: MYRVELDLEGRILSLETGKVAKQANGAVWVQSGDTIVLVTAVSSKEPREGIDFFPLMVEYREKAYAAGKIPGGFIKREGKPSDREVLISRLIDRPVRPLFPEGYHHEIQIIATVLSVDQINSPDILAIIGASAALTISDIPFMGPIGAVRIGRIDKKWVLNPPYKQLEKSDINLVMAGTEDAVVMMEGDAREVPEEDMLEAIEYGQEKIKQIVKLQKDLAAQIPVTKQEIKPVEKDQSIALKVSSLAMDKIRQAVYLAESYPDKVEYQNQIKKIYEDTIAGFEEEELEALSLEIKEAFHKTEREVLRKAVLEEGRRADGRGPKDIRPITCEVGLLPRTHGSALFTRGQTQALVVSTLGTAEDEQRLDDLQGEASKRFMLHYNFPPFCVGEVEFLRGPGRREIGHGYLAERALAPVIPTSEEFPYTIRIVSDILESNGSSSMATVCGGTLSLMDAGVPIKAPVAGIAMGLIKEGDKVVILSDISGIEDHLGDMDFKVAGTRKGITALQMDIKIKGITREIFTQALAQAREGRLYILDKMAETLAEPRKQLSRYAPRILTFYINKDKIRDVIGPGGKVIRSIVEETGVKIDIDDDGKINIFSADEESANKALRIIQGIAQQVEEGKIYLGTVKRIVDYGAFVEILPGTDGLLHISQISDRHIRTVTDELQEGDEVLVKVLEIDKQGKIRLSRKAALREQQGHSNK; encoded by the coding sequence ATGTATAGAGTAGAATTAGATTTAGAGGGAAGAATATTATCCCTGGAAACCGGCAAAGTGGCTAAGCAGGCCAACGGGGCCGTATGGGTTCAATCGGGAGATACCATTGTTTTAGTCACGGCAGTTTCAAGTAAAGAACCTCGGGAAGGCATTGACTTCTTTCCTCTAATGGTTGAGTACAGAGAGAAAGCCTATGCAGCGGGTAAAATTCCAGGTGGTTTTATCAAGCGAGAAGGTAAACCCAGTGACCGAGAAGTTTTAATTTCCAGACTCATCGATCGACCGGTACGACCCCTCTTTCCAGAAGGTTATCATCATGAAATTCAAATCATTGCAACCGTCCTGTCTGTAGATCAAATCAACAGTCCGGATATCCTGGCTATTATTGGAGCTTCTGCAGCTCTTACCATTTCAGATATTCCTTTTATGGGTCCTATAGGAGCTGTTCGGATAGGTCGTATTGATAAGAAATGGGTCCTGAATCCCCCTTACAAGCAGTTGGAGAAGAGTGATATTAATTTGGTGATGGCCGGGACCGAAGACGCTGTGGTTATGATGGAGGGAGATGCCAGGGAGGTACCCGAAGAAGACATGTTAGAAGCCATTGAGTATGGACAGGAAAAAATCAAGCAAATTGTAAAGCTTCAGAAAGACTTGGCTGCACAGATCCCTGTGACCAAACAGGAGATAAAGCCCGTAGAGAAAGATCAAAGCATTGCCTTGAAGGTCAGTAGTCTGGCTATGGATAAGATCCGTCAAGCGGTTTATTTGGCCGAGAGTTACCCGGATAAAGTGGAATACCAGAATCAGATTAAAAAAATCTATGAGGATACCATTGCCGGATTTGAAGAAGAAGAGTTGGAAGCTTTATCCCTGGAGATCAAGGAAGCTTTCCATAAAACAGAGAGAGAGGTGCTTCGTAAAGCGGTTCTCGAGGAAGGAAGACGGGCGGATGGGAGAGGACCCAAGGATATTCGTCCCATTACCTGTGAAGTAGGCCTTTTACCCCGGACCCATGGATCCGCTTTGTTCACCCGAGGTCAAACCCAGGCCCTGGTAGTATCTACCTTAGGGACTGCGGAGGATGAACAACGGCTAGATGATTTACAAGGGGAAGCTTCTAAGCGATTCATGCTCCATTATAACTTTCCTCCCTTCTGCGTCGGTGAGGTAGAATTCCTTCGAGGACCTGGCAGACGGGAAATAGGTCACGGTTATCTGGCTGAGCGAGCCTTAGCCCCGGTTATTCCCACCAGTGAAGAGTTCCCCTATACTATTCGGATTGTTTCGGATATTTTGGAATCTAACGGTTCTTCCTCCATGGCAACCGTTTGCGGAGGTACTTTGTCTTTAATGGATGCGGGGGTTCCTATTAAGGCCCCTGTAGCCGGAATCGCCATGGGACTTATCAAAGAAGGAGATAAAGTCGTGATCTTATCCGATATTTCTGGAATCGAAGATCATCTGGGGGATATGGACTTCAAGGTAGCGGGAACCCGCAAGGGTATTACTGCGCTTCAAATGGATATCAAGATTAAAGGGATTACCCGGGAAATCTTTACCCAAGCTCTGGCCCAGGCTCGAGAAGGAAGACTTTACATTCTGGATAAGATGGCAGAAACCCTGGCTGAACCTAGAAAACAGCTTTCCCGCTATGCACCTCGTATTTTGACCTTCTATATCAATAAGGACAAGATTCGAGATGTCATTGGGCCAGGTGGAAAAGTTATTCGGAGTATTGTGGAAGAAACAGGGGTGAAAATCGATATCGATGACGATGGTAAAATTAACATCTTCTCTGCCGATGAGGAATCTGCCAACAAGGCCCTTCGTATCATTCAAGGAATAGCTCAACAGGTTGAAGAAGGAAAAATCTATCTGGGAACCGTTAAGCGAATTGTTGATTATGGTGCCTTCGTCGAAATCTTACCTGGAACCGATGGACTCCTTCATATCTCTCAAATCTCCGATCGTCATATTCGTACTGTCACCGATGAATTGCAAGAAGGGGATGAGGTTCTGGTTAAGGTTCTGGAAATCGACAAGCAGGGAAAGATTCGACTGAGCCGCAAAGCCGCTTTGCGTGAGCAACAAGGTCATTCTAACAAGTAG
- a CDS encoding radical SAM protein produces MNWKLKKKYQALLSKERSMPFKDSMGSSLTLALAYPNTYYVGMSNLGFQTIYKYLNLRPDTRCERVFLPDPEDEDIYLRQNIPLLTLESQRLVTDVDILAFSVSFENDYVNLLKILELARIPFKSVDRDERYPLILIGGAITYINPEPLADFADLMIIGDGEEVLEEYLSLFLEDGGIPRKKHLERAAQIPGVYVPSLTSSRITIEKQKVSDFKLYPAYSAIITDETEFSEMFLIEVSRGCPLLCRFCAVSYVYPKFRMLPPDFVIDIIRERLRMDAERGFPPIQKVGLVSSDICDYRGLDTLCQGLRELGVKVSVSSFRIDRLPDVLLDAIAYSGIQTLAIAPEAGSERLRRVIRKEMTDEEVIEGAERILDRGVPNLKLYFMIGLPTETDEDLDSLIEITLKIRQKMLEKAKTTGKLGKLSLSINPFIPKPLTPFQWSPMVSMKEVKRKLEYIRKRLGQVRNVELKPESLRTAYLEGILSRGDRSMGQFLIAIHACRGNWERAAKEIGLNWEACLAGRSNLSSTPLPWEFISNPREQERLAREYQRSQAVS; encoded by the coding sequence ATGAACTGGAAATTAAAAAAGAAATATCAGGCTCTGCTAAGTAAAGAAAGGTCCATGCCCTTTAAAGATTCGATGGGATCTTCTTTAACCCTTGCCCTAGCTTACCCCAATACCTATTATGTGGGCATGTCTAATTTAGGATTCCAGACCATCTATAAGTACCTTAATTTGAGACCGGATACCCGCTGTGAACGGGTTTTTCTCCCGGACCCGGAGGATGAGGACATCTACCTGCGTCAGAATATTCCTCTTCTAACCCTGGAATCTCAACGGTTGGTAACCGACGTAGATATTCTGGCTTTTTCAGTCTCTTTTGAGAATGATTATGTGAATCTTCTCAAAATCCTGGAGCTGGCCCGCATACCTTTTAAGTCAGTAGATCGGGATGAGCGTTATCCCCTTATTCTAATCGGAGGAGCGATTACCTACATCAACCCGGAACCCCTGGCAGATTTTGCCGACCTGATGATCATCGGGGATGGTGAGGAGGTTTTAGAGGAATATCTCTCCCTATTCCTGGAGGATGGGGGGATTCCAAGAAAAAAACATCTGGAACGGGCTGCTCAGATACCGGGTGTATATGTTCCCTCTCTGACTTCTTCCCGCATAACCATCGAGAAACAAAAAGTTTCTGATTTTAAGTTGTATCCTGCTTACTCGGCCATTATTACCGATGAAACGGAGTTCAGCGAGATGTTCCTTATCGAGGTATCCCGAGGTTGCCCTTTACTCTGCCGTTTTTGTGCCGTAAGTTATGTTTACCCCAAGTTTCGGATGCTCCCACCGGATTTTGTTATTGATATTATTCGAGAGCGACTTCGGATGGATGCGGAACGAGGATTTCCACCGATTCAAAAGGTAGGGTTGGTGAGTTCAGATATTTGTGATTATCGGGGATTAGATACACTTTGTCAAGGGCTTAGGGAGTTAGGTGTCAAGGTTTCTGTGTCTTCTTTTCGTATTGATCGGCTTCCGGATGTGCTCCTGGATGCCATCGCGTATAGTGGTATTCAGACTTTGGCTATTGCGCCAGAAGCCGGTTCAGAAAGGTTGAGAAGGGTTATCCGAAAAGAGATGACCGATGAGGAAGTGATAGAAGGAGCTGAGAGAATTCTGGACCGGGGAGTTCCCAATTTAAAGCTTTATTTTATGATCGGGCTTCCCACAGAAACCGATGAAGATTTAGACAGTTTGATTGAAATTACTTTAAAAATCCGGCAGAAAATGTTAGAAAAAGCCAAAACCACTGGGAAGCTCGGAAAGCTCAGCCTAAGCATTAATCCTTTTATTCCCAAACCCCTCACACCTTTTCAGTGGAGTCCCATGGTCAGTATGAAGGAGGTTAAACGTAAACTGGAGTATATTCGGAAAAGACTGGGTCAGGTCAGGAATGTTGAATTAAAACCAGAGAGTTTGCGAACGGCCTATCTGGAAGGAATTTTGTCCCGTGGAGACCGAAGCATGGGTCAATTTCTAATAGCCATCCATGCATGTCGGGGAAACTGGGAACGGGCCGCTAAAGAAATAGGGTTGAATTGGGAAGCCTGCCTGGCCGGAAGATCTAATCTTTCCTCAACCCCTTTGCCCTGGGAATTCATCTCGAATCCCCGAGAACAGGAAAGGCTTGCAAGGGAGTATCAACGAAGTCAGGCTGTGAGCTAG
- a CDS encoding Rieske (2Fe-2S) protein, producing the protein MSEFVKVARIEEIPADQGMIVDFNGEEVGLFKINGTCYAIGAVCPHRGGPVGEGSLNGTVVTCPWHGWRFDVRTGINTINPASKVKTYRVKVEGSDVYIAD; encoded by the coding sequence ATGAGTGAATTCGTAAAGGTTGCAAGAATCGAGGAGATTCCAGCAGATCAAGGGATGATTGTTGATTTCAACGGCGAAGAGGTCGGTCTTTTCAAGATCAATGGAACTTGCTATGCCATTGGTGCCGTCTGTCCCCACCGGGGAGGTCCTGTCGGAGAAGGTTCCTTAAATGGTACGGTGGTGACCTGTCCCTGGCATGGATGGCGCTTTGATGTACGTACCGGGATCAATACCATAAACCCGGCGTCTAAGGTTAAAACCTATAGGGTTAAAGTAGAAGGATCGGATGTTTATATAGCCGATTAA
- a CDS encoding alcohol dehydrogenase catalytic domain-containing protein — protein MRVAVYYDKEDIRVENLQEPEIGPGELLVRVRASGICGTDLVKILNRKVTPPAILGHEIAGEVVKTGTQVKRFKVGDRVVVAHHVPCYNCHYCRHQNYAMCRFYKASNVDPGGFSEYIRVPELHTNQTTFLIPPQLSYDQAIFMEPLACCLKSIRRCNFQPGDTALVVGLGPMGLMMVQLMGLFQVQVIGVDLVDYRLEMGLQAGAVKVVKAQPEEIKRTVLELSEGRGVDAVILTAGTGETLMQSLELVRDGGVINSFASVSPGSMALLDPNVLYHREITLYGSYSSAPTDLAHALKYLEIGKINVTPLITHRLPLEYFSQGIQLLTEKKAMKVIMIP, from the coding sequence TTGAGAGTAGCGGTTTATTACGATAAAGAGGATATTCGGGTTGAGAATTTGCAAGAGCCGGAAATCGGTCCAGGAGAATTATTGGTCAGGGTCCGGGCGAGCGGTATTTGTGGGACAGACCTGGTCAAAATTTTAAACCGGAAAGTTACCCCCCCTGCCATTTTGGGCCATGAGATAGCCGGTGAAGTCGTAAAGACCGGGACTCAGGTCAAACGATTTAAAGTCGGGGACCGTGTCGTAGTTGCCCATCATGTCCCCTGTTACAACTGTCATTATTGCCGACATCAAAATTACGCCATGTGTCGGTTCTACAAGGCCTCAAATGTAGATCCTGGCGGATTTTCTGAGTACATCCGCGTTCCAGAACTTCATACCAATCAAACTACCTTTTTGATTCCTCCGCAGTTATCCTATGATCAGGCGATTTTTATGGAACCGCTGGCCTGTTGCCTTAAAAGCATCAGGCGATGTAATTTTCAACCGGGTGATACAGCCCTGGTTGTAGGGTTAGGCCCCATGGGCCTTATGATGGTTCAGTTGATGGGCCTGTTCCAGGTTCAAGTTATCGGTGTGGACCTTGTAGATTATCGGCTTGAAATGGGCCTTCAGGCCGGTGCAGTTAAAGTTGTGAAAGCTCAACCGGAAGAAATTAAAAGAACGGTTCTGGAGCTTTCGGAAGGACGTGGGGTAGATGCTGTGATACTTACGGCAGGAACCGGAGAAACCTTGATGCAGTCCCTGGAATTGGTAAGAGATGGAGGGGTGATCAATAGTTTTGCCAGTGTCTCGCCCGGTTCCATGGCTCTCTTAGATCCTAATGTTCTCTATCATCGAGAAATTACGCTGTACGGTAGTTATTCTTCAGCTCCCACAGATCTGGCCCATGCTTTAAAGTACCTGGAAATTGGAAAGATCAACGTAACCCCTCTGATTACCCATCGGCTCCCCCTGGAGTACTTTTCTCAAGGTATCCAACTTTTAACAGAGAAGAAAGCGATGAAGGTGATTATGATTCCCTAG
- a CDS encoding VOC family protein, which yields MKKPKLDHCVITVSDWERSNRFYRDVLGAELVPLTTGWAYRFGTEQLNVHGPGVPGDPNARIPVPPGGSDLCFEWLGSIEEAMEHLRGQKVPIEVGPVVRTGAKGKGISIYFRDPDGSLIEFISYESYRKIEERA from the coding sequence ATGAAAAAGCCAAAACTTGATCACTGCGTGATTACAGTTTCCGATTGGGAACGCTCGAATCGTTTTTATCGCGATGTACTCGGCGCGGAACTTGTGCCACTTACAACGGGCTGGGCCTACCGCTTTGGTACAGAGCAACTGAATGTTCACGGTCCGGGGGTGCCTGGCGACCCAAATGCACGTATTCCGGTCCCTCCGGGCGGTAGCGATCTGTGCTTTGAGTGGTTAGGATCCATCGAAGAAGCGATGGAACATCTGCGTGGGCAGAAAGTACCTATTGAAGTTGGACCAGTCGTAAGAACCGGTGCGAAAGGCAAGGGTATCAGCATCTACTTTCGAGATCCGGATGGATCGTTAATAGAGTTTATCTCGTATGAGAGCTATCGCAAGATTGAAGAAAGAGCCTAA
- the truB gene encoding tRNA pseudouridine(55) synthase TruB, with protein MDGVLPIDKPAGLTSHEVVLQVRRLLKIKKIGHTGTLDPYATGVLVLCIGKATRIVEFLVELTKEYRVTMKLGVTTDTQDLTGRVLCEKPVVVTEEELREQIQSFVGEIKQIPPMFSAIKIKGQRLYELARQDQEIERPPRKVIIYEIQILEIRFPFVSFQVTCSPGTYIRTLVSDLGERLKCGACVWELRRTRVGSFGLDEAVPFETLRSLSPERIAERYLISIDKALATLPALYFDEKTSRLLARGAFVKLDRSKGSLNLLPSLSLQSQQDSYPSPGYYRGYEARGNFFAVVKLVPNPEGDWMVQPVKVIYPL; from the coding sequence ATGGACGGTGTGCTTCCCATTGATAAACCTGCGGGGTTGACTTCCCATGAAGTCGTTCTTCAAGTTCGAAGACTTCTCAAAATTAAAAAGATCGGTCATACAGGAACTCTCGATCCTTATGCAACGGGAGTTTTAGTCCTATGTATAGGGAAAGCGACCCGAATTGTCGAATTTCTGGTCGAGTTAACCAAAGAATACAGGGTAACCATGAAGTTGGGAGTTACCACTGATACCCAGGATCTCACGGGTCGGGTTTTATGCGAAAAGCCCGTGGTTGTCACTGAGGAGGAACTAAGGGAGCAAATCCAAAGCTTCGTGGGAGAAATAAAGCAGATTCCTCCTATGTTCTCGGCTATTAAGATAAAGGGTCAGCGACTTTACGAACTGGCCAGACAGGATCAGGAAATTGAACGTCCTCCCAGGAAAGTGATCATTTATGAGATCCAGATTCTGGAGATTCGTTTTCCTTTTGTAAGTTTTCAGGTTACCTGCTCCCCTGGAACTTATATACGAACTTTAGTGTCAGACTTAGGTGAGCGGTTAAAATGCGGGGCTTGTGTTTGGGAATTGAGGAGAACCCGCGTAGGATCCTTTGGGCTGGATGAGGCCGTACCCTTTGAAACTTTAAGATCCCTTTCCCCGGAGCGGATTGCAGAAAGATATTTGATTTCCATAGATAAGGCTTTAGCAACTCTGCCTGCCCTTTATTTTGATGAAAAAACAAGCCGGCTTCTGGCCCGGGGGGCCTTTGTAAAGTTGGACCGATCAAAAGGGTCCCTTAATCTTTTGCCTTCTTTGTCTCTTCAATCCCAACAGGATAGTTACCCTTCCCCGGGTTATTACCGGGGGTATGAGGCAAGGGGTAATTTTTTTGCAGTGGTAAAGCTTGTACCGAATCCCGAGGGAGATTGGATGGTACAGCCTGTAAAAGTTATTTATCCGTTGTAA
- the rpsO gene encoding 30S ribosomal protein S15 gives MAVTKERKQEIIQHHKTHDTDTGSPEVQIAILTERINHLTDHFKIHHKDHHSRRGLLKLVSKRRRLLEYLKRKDIERYKAIIKELGLRK, from the coding sequence ATGGCCGTTACTAAAGAGCGAAAGCAGGAAATTATCCAGCACCATAAAACGCACGATACCGACACCGGCTCCCCAGAAGTCCAAATAGCTATTTTAACTGAACGAATTAATCACTTAACCGATCATTTTAAAATCCATCATAAAGATCACCACTCCAGGCGGGGTCTTTTAAAGTTAGTGAGTAAACGACGTCGGCTTCTTGAATATCTTAAAAGAAAAGATATCGAGCGATATAAAGCTATTATTAAAGAACTTGGATTACGTAAATAA